One region of Myxococcales bacterium genomic DNA includes:
- a CDS encoding GGDEF domain-containing protein, whose amino-acid sequence MLEEEAQRTCTSRRFRDPLTRAHNRRYLEERLASELAYAERHGADLTLAAIDIDYFKRINDGFSHPAGDFVLKKASSMHQPFAAGRGRLRPLWW is encoded by the coding sequence GTGCTGGAAGAAGAAGCGCAGCGCACCTGTACTAGTCGACGGTTCCGGGATCCTCTGACCCGGGCGCACAACCGCCGTTACCTCGAGGAACGCCTGGCCAGTGAGCTCGCCTACGCCGAGCGGCACGGGGCGGACCTGACCCTGGCCGCGATCGACATCGACTACTTCAAGCGCATCAATGACGGCTTCAGTCACCCCGCCGGCGACTTCGTGCTGAAGAAAGCCTCCTCGATGCATCAGCCGTTCGCTGCGGGTCGAGGACGTCTTCGCCCGCTTTGGTGGTGA
- a CDS encoding diguanylate cyclase → MSRSLRVEDVFARFGGEEFVVLLRGITPEKARQFGEGARALLESLVIEWEAKRIPGDSQPGDHPKR, encoded by the coding sequence ATCAGCCGTTCGCTGCGGGTCGAGGACGTCTTCGCCCGCTTTGGTGGTGAGGAGTTCGTGGTGCTCCTCCGGGGGATAACTCCGGAGAAAGCCCGACAGTTCGGTGAGGGCGCCCGCGCCCTGTTGGAGTCCCTGGTCATCGAATGGGAAGCCAAACGGATCCCCGGCGACAGCCAGCCTGGGGATCACCCGAAACGATGA